A genomic window from Streptomyces sp. HUAS YS2 includes:
- a CDS encoding MOSC domain-containing protein, whose amino-acid sequence MSGTVTTVSSNGEYSFTKPNRESITLLTGLGVEGDVHAGVTVKHRSRVAKDPTVPNLRQVHLIHEELFDEVAGNGFTVAPGALGENISTRGIDLLGLPTGTRLHLGDEAVVEVTGLRNPCAQIDNYQHGLLKQVLGRDENGQVVRKAGIMSIVLAGGVVRPGDPIRVELPEEPHRPLEMV is encoded by the coding sequence ATGAGCGGAACGGTCACCACGGTCAGCAGCAACGGCGAGTATTCGTTCACCAAGCCGAACCGGGAGAGCATCACGCTGCTCACCGGGCTCGGCGTGGAGGGCGACGTCCACGCGGGCGTGACGGTCAAGCACCGCTCCCGGGTCGCCAAGGACCCCACGGTGCCCAACCTGCGCCAAGTGCACCTGATCCACGAGGAGCTGTTCGACGAGGTCGCCGGAAACGGCTTCACCGTCGCCCCCGGCGCCCTCGGCGAGAACATCTCGACGCGCGGCATCGACCTGCTCGGCCTGCCGACCGGCACCCGGCTGCACCTCGGCGACGAGGCCGTCGTGGAGGTCACCGGCCTGCGCAACCCCTGCGCCCAGATCGACAACTACCAGCACGGACTGCTCAAGCAGGTGCTCGGCCGCGACGAGAACGGACAGGTCGTGCGCAAGGCCGGGATCATGAGCATCGTCCTCGCCGGCGGGGTGGTGCGGCCCGGGGACCCGATCCGCGTCGAGCTGCCGGAGGAGCCGCACCGCCCGCTGGAGATGGTCTGA
- a CDS encoding DEAD/DEAH box helicase, which yields MQRLDQTAPAPQLTLARRSVVFLPGDPGRTGRIAFWSPDDPAPPTAADLPWVDPASVAVDDLVVVTEDVRVHTVPALCIPVRDALPVLTRARLSETASPATAFWGSAALLGLHLVARGLLLPGLTATDRDAWRIGPLGPDELGLVRTLAASMPPAAHSVPLDADGPEPVLPDPEQLLRAFLDAVADSLPRTPAAELAAGGPAFAANAAQTLPEQRAWAADVAAGHDAGVRLSLRIEVPGLTAAEDEPSAAPRFRAVLQMHSAADPTLLADAADVWAGSGGAAGSGASDAAVTAFGPRARMDALLALRRAARAWAPLTPLLSAAVPDAVELADEEIAELLGPAARALAATGVQVHWPRDLSHRLTARAVIGPADDGDGGAQGDPRDSDLPSFLSADALLSFNWRFAVGDRELSRAELDRIAEAGRPLVRLRDQWVLVDPEQVHRARRSQDRKFTPVEALGAVLTGSAEADGRRVEVAPTGWLAALRDRIADPEGGTPEIPQPTALAATLRDYQLRGLNWLHRMTSLGLGGCLADDMGLGKTITLIALHLHRQTDQTSAGPTLVVCPTSLMGNWQREIEKFAPGTAVRRYHGAARSLEGLAEGEFVLTTYGTMRLDAGRLAGTDWGMVVADEAQHVKNPYSATAKELRTIGARARVALSGTPVENNLSELWAILDWTTPGLLGRLGTFRSRYAQAVEGGQDPAAAERLSALVRPFLLRRRKSDPGIAPELPPKTETDRAVSLTAEQTGLYEAVVRETLAAIAEADGMERRGLVVKLLTALKQICNHPAQYLKEDRPRIEGRSGKLELLDELLDTILAEGAGVLVFTQYVQMARLLERHLADRGVPSQFLHGGTPVAQREAMVQRFQDGEVPVFLLSLKAAGTGLNLTRAGHVVHYDRWWNPAVEAQATDRAYRIGQTQPVQVHRLVAEGTVEDRIAAMLLRKRELADAVLGSGEGALTELTDAELADLVELRGSGR from the coding sequence GTGCAGAGACTCGACCAGACCGCTCCCGCCCCTCAACTCACCCTCGCCCGCCGCTCCGTCGTCTTCCTGCCGGGTGACCCCGGCCGTACGGGGCGGATCGCCTTCTGGTCCCCCGACGACCCCGCTCCGCCCACAGCCGCCGACCTGCCCTGGGTCGACCCGGCCTCCGTCGCCGTCGACGACCTGGTCGTGGTGACCGAGGACGTCCGCGTCCACACCGTCCCCGCGCTCTGCATCCCGGTACGCGACGCCCTGCCGGTCCTGACCCGCGCCCGGCTCTCGGAGACCGCCTCGCCCGCCACCGCCTTCTGGGGCTCGGCCGCGCTCCTCGGCCTGCACCTGGTGGCCCGCGGGCTGCTGCTGCCCGGGCTGACCGCGACCGACCGGGACGCCTGGCGGATCGGACCGCTCGGCCCCGACGAGCTCGGCCTCGTACGGACGCTCGCCGCGTCGATGCCGCCCGCCGCCCACTCCGTACCCCTGGACGCGGACGGGCCGGAGCCGGTGCTCCCCGACCCGGAGCAGTTGCTGCGCGCCTTCCTCGACGCGGTCGCCGACAGCCTGCCGCGCACACCGGCAGCCGAACTCGCCGCGGGCGGACCGGCTTTCGCCGCCAACGCCGCGCAGACCCTGCCCGAGCAGCGCGCGTGGGCGGCGGACGTCGCGGCCGGCCACGACGCCGGCGTACGGCTCTCGCTGCGCATCGAGGTTCCGGGCCTGACGGCCGCGGAAGACGAGCCGTCCGCGGCGCCCCGCTTCCGCGCCGTACTCCAGATGCACAGCGCGGCCGACCCGACGCTGCTGGCCGACGCGGCCGACGTCTGGGCCGGTTCGGGCGGAGCGGCCGGATCCGGGGCCTCCGACGCCGCCGTGACGGCGTTCGGGCCGCGCGCCCGGATGGACGCCCTGCTCGCGCTGCGGCGCGCCGCCCGCGCCTGGGCTCCGTTGACGCCCTTGCTGTCGGCGGCCGTTCCGGACGCGGTCGAGCTGGCCGACGAGGAGATCGCGGAGCTGCTCGGACCGGCGGCCCGCGCCCTGGCGGCCACCGGCGTACAGGTCCACTGGCCCCGCGACCTGTCCCACCGCCTCACCGCGCGCGCCGTCATCGGCCCAGCGGACGACGGCGACGGCGGCGCCCAGGGCGACCCTCGCGACTCCGACCTGCCCTCCTTCCTCTCCGCCGACGCGCTGCTCTCGTTCAACTGGCGCTTCGCGGTGGGCGACCGGGAACTCAGCCGCGCCGAACTCGACCGCATCGCCGAAGCGGGCCGCCCGCTGGTCCGGCTGCGCGACCAATGGGTTCTCGTCGACCCCGAGCAGGTCCACCGCGCCCGGCGGTCCCAGGACCGCAAGTTCACGCCCGTCGAGGCGCTCGGCGCCGTCCTCACCGGCAGCGCCGAGGCGGACGGCCGACGTGTCGAGGTCGCCCCGACCGGGTGGCTCGCCGCGCTCCGCGACCGGATCGCCGACCCAGAGGGCGGCACACCGGAGATCCCCCAGCCGACGGCGCTCGCCGCGACGTTGCGCGACTACCAGCTGCGCGGCCTGAACTGGCTGCACCGGATGACCTCGCTCGGCCTCGGCGGCTGCCTCGCGGACGACATGGGCCTCGGCAAGACCATCACCCTCATCGCGCTCCATCTGCACCGGCAGACCGATCAAACATCCGCCGGTCCGACGCTCGTCGTCTGCCCGACTTCCCTGATGGGCAACTGGCAGCGGGAGATCGAGAAGTTCGCCCCCGGTACCGCCGTACGCCGCTACCACGGCGCGGCCCGCTCACTGGAGGGACTGGCGGAGGGCGAGTTCGTCCTCACCACGTACGGCACGATGCGGCTCGACGCGGGCCGGCTGGCCGGCACGGACTGGGGCATGGTCGTCGCCGACGAGGCGCAGCACGTGAAGAACCCGTACTCGGCCACCGCGAAGGAGCTGCGGACCATCGGGGCCCGGGCGCGGGTGGCGCTGTCCGGCACGCCCGTCGAGAACAACCTGTCCGAGCTGTGGGCGATCCTCGACTGGACCACTCCGGGCCTGCTCGGCCGCCTCGGGACCTTCCGCAGCCGGTACGCGCAGGCCGTCGAGGGCGGCCAGGACCCTGCGGCGGCGGAGCGGCTGTCGGCCTTGGTCCGACCGTTCCTGCTGCGCCGGCGCAAGTCGGACCCGGGCATCGCGCCCGAGCTGCCGCCCAAGACCGAGACCGACCGGGCCGTGTCGCTGACGGCCGAACAGACCGGCCTGTACGAGGCGGTGGTCCGCGAGACGCTCGCCGCGATCGCGGAGGCGGACGGGATGGAGCGGCGCGGGCTCGTGGTCAAACTCCTGACCGCGCTCAAGCAGATCTGCAACCACCCGGCCCAGTACCTGAAGGAGGACCGGCCACGCATCGAGGGCCGGTCCGGCAAGCTGGAGCTGCTCGACGAGCTGCTCGACACGATCCTCGCCGAAGGCGCGGGCGTACTGGTGTTCACGCAGTACGTGCAGATGGCTCGGCTCCTGGAGCGACACCTCGCGGACCGGGGCGTGCCGTCGCAGTTCTTGCACGGCGGCACCCCGGTCGCGCAGCGCGAGGCGATGGTGCAGCGCTTCCAGGACGGCGAAGTACCCGTGTTCCTGCTCTCGTTGAAGGCCGCAGGAACCGGCCTGAACCTCACCCGGGCGGGGCACGTCGTGCACTACGACCGGTGGTGGAACCCGGCCGTGGAGGCCCAGGCGACGGACCGGGCGTACCGGATCGGGCAGACGCAGCCGGTGCAGGTGCACCGGCTCGTCGCAGAGGGCACGGTCGAGGACCGGATCGCGGCGATGCTGCTGCGCAAGCGGGAGTTGGCGGACGCGGTACTGGGCTCCGGCGAGGGCGCTCTGACGGAGCTGACCGACGCGGAGCTGGCGGACCTGGTGGAGCTGCGAGGGAGCGGACGATGA
- a CDS encoding tannase/feruloyl esterase family alpha/beta hydrolase, translating to MRPFRGVPLLTAFLAALTAVGPASPVGAAEAGPPNAAAHCARQDRVRVPGADRQVTACLPDLTTAGLAGTPYTDMADQAGLSAKGTKNPSGVPGVQIDGHFPDDSRLNATHGWAHDAQFVIRLPDHWNGGLVVTGAPGTRRQYATDTLISDAVLAQGFAYAATDKGNTGPDFFTDGRRPGDAVAEWNRRVTELTVAAKQAVRLRYGHGPRRTYMTGISNGGYLTRWQLENRPDLYDGGVDWEGVLWTAGGPNLLTGLPVTVARSLGRADDAALIDAGFAPGSQFLWPYHEKVYWGLTQKVFRAEFDPSYDPGCPGATAGSTAEQIFSACASDAAYDYASRPASVHRAVERIALTGRIGRPLITLHGDLDTLLPIATDSDVYARMIDERGRGGLHRYYTVADGTHADGLYDTFPDRLRPILPCYRSAFAALRAWVERGDAPPADRTVARPADGDVVNACALAPTG from the coding sequence ATGCGCCCGTTCCGTGGCGTACCCCTGCTCACCGCGTTCCTGGCGGCGCTGACCGCCGTCGGTCCCGCGAGCCCCGTCGGGGCGGCGGAGGCGGGGCCGCCGAACGCCGCCGCCCACTGCGCCCGGCAGGACCGGGTCCGCGTCCCGGGCGCCGACCGACAGGTCACCGCCTGCCTCCCCGACCTGACGACCGCGGGCCTGGCCGGGACTCCGTACACCGACATGGCCGACCAGGCGGGGCTCTCGGCGAAGGGCACGAAGAACCCCTCGGGCGTCCCCGGCGTCCAGATCGACGGCCACTTCCCCGACGACTCGCGTCTCAACGCCACCCACGGCTGGGCCCACGACGCCCAGTTCGTGATCCGGCTGCCCGACCACTGGAACGGCGGCCTCGTCGTCACCGGCGCTCCCGGCACCCGCCGCCAGTACGCGACCGACACGCTCATCTCCGACGCCGTGCTCGCGCAGGGCTTCGCGTACGCCGCCACCGACAAGGGCAACACCGGTCCGGACTTCTTCACCGACGGCCGCCGCCCCGGCGACGCGGTCGCCGAGTGGAACCGCCGGGTCACCGAGCTGACGGTCGCCGCCAAGCAGGCGGTACGCCTCCGGTACGGCCACGGCCCGCGCCGCACGTACATGACGGGCATCTCCAACGGCGGCTACCTCACCCGCTGGCAGCTGGAGAACCGGCCGGACCTCTACGACGGCGGCGTGGACTGGGAGGGGGTGCTGTGGACCGCCGGGGGCCCCAATCTGCTCACCGGGCTGCCGGTGACCGTCGCCCGCTCCCTCGGCCGGGCCGACGACGCCGCGCTCATCGACGCCGGGTTCGCGCCCGGTTCGCAGTTCCTGTGGCCGTACCACGAGAAGGTCTACTGGGGGCTCACGCAGAAGGTCTTCCGGGCCGAGTTCGACCCGTCGTACGACCCGGGTTGCCCCGGGGCGACGGCCGGTTCGACGGCCGAGCAGATCTTCTCGGCCTGCGCGTCGGACGCCGCGTACGACTACGCGTCACGTCCTGCCTCGGTGCACCGTGCAGTCGAGCGGATCGCACTGACCGGCCGGATCGGGCGCCCGCTGATCACCCTGCACGGCGACCTGGACACGCTGCTGCCGATCGCCACCGACTCCGACGTGTACGCGCGGATGATCGACGAGCGCGGCCGGGGCGGGCTGCACCGGTACTACACGGTGGCGGACGGCACGCACGCCGACGGTCTCTACGACACGTTCCCGGACCGGCTGCGGCCGATCCTGCCCTGCTACCGGTCGGCTTTCGCGGCGCTGCGGGCCTGGGTGGAGCGCGGTGACGCGCCGCCCGCCGACCGTACGGTGGCTCGGCCGGCGGACGGCGACGTGGTCAACGCGTGCGCGCTGGCGCCCACTGGCTGA
- a CDS encoding acyl-CoA desaturase, with the protein MPQATATLTAPARPPAPRRASGAGSEFAPLLRTIKEQGLLEGRPGWYARGIAVNLLGLAAVVAGLFLIGPSWWALPLAVPLALLSARAAFVAHDAGHSQISADRRRNRLIQRLYANVLLGMSQEWWNDKHNRHHANPNHAEKDPDVAPDILVFAQHQAEGRTGWRGWLTRHQAWMFFPLTTLEGIALKVYGFQSLFAADGPYRNRRERLAEGALLLAHVGGYLALLLTALTPAQALVFALIHQMLLGLHLGLAFAPNHKGMEVPDPDGEPWGHLRRQVLTSRNIRGGALTDWFLGGLNYQVEHHLFPSMPRPHLRRAQPAVRAHCRELGIRYTETGFVDSYRQALGHLHDVGEPLRSA; encoded by the coding sequence ATGCCCCAGGCCACCGCAACGCTCACGGCGCCCGCCAGGCCGCCCGCGCCCCGGCGGGCGTCCGGCGCCGGCAGCGAGTTCGCGCCGCTGCTGCGCACCATCAAGGAGCAGGGCCTGCTGGAGGGGCGTCCCGGCTGGTATGCCCGAGGTATAGCCGTCAACCTGCTCGGCCTGGCTGCCGTCGTCGCCGGGCTCTTCCTGATCGGCCCGTCCTGGTGGGCGCTGCCGCTCGCGGTCCCGCTCGCCCTGCTGTCCGCCCGCGCCGCGTTCGTCGCCCACGACGCCGGCCATTCCCAGATCAGCGCCGACCGCCGCCGCAACCGGCTCATCCAGCGCCTGTACGCCAATGTGCTGCTCGGCATGAGCCAGGAGTGGTGGAACGACAAGCACAACCGCCACCACGCCAACCCCAACCACGCCGAGAAGGACCCCGACGTCGCCCCCGACATCCTGGTCTTCGCCCAGCACCAGGCCGAGGGGCGCACCGGCTGGCGCGGCTGGCTCACGCGGCACCAGGCCTGGATGTTCTTCCCGCTGACCACGCTGGAGGGCATCGCGCTCAAGGTGTACGGCTTCCAGTCGCTGTTCGCGGCGGACGGGCCGTACCGGAACCGGCGCGAGCGGCTCGCCGAGGGAGCCCTGCTCCTCGCCCACGTCGGCGGCTACCTCGCCCTCCTGCTCACTGCCCTCACCCCCGCGCAGGCCCTGGTCTTCGCCCTGATCCACCAGATGCTGCTCGGCCTCCACCTCGGCCTCGCCTTCGCGCCCAACCACAAGGGCATGGAGGTGCCCGACCCGGACGGCGAGCCCTGGGGGCACCTGCGCCGGCAGGTCCTGACCTCACGCAACATCCGCGGCGGCGCCCTGACCGACTGGTTCCTCGGCGGACTGAACTACCAGGTCGAGCACCACCTCTTCCCGAGCATGCCGCGCCCGCACCTGCGCCGTGCCCAGCCCGCCGTGCGCGCACATTGCCGCGAACTGGGTATCAGGTACACGGAGACCGGTTTTGTCGACTCGTACCGGCAGGCCCTCGGGCACCTGCACGACGTCGGCGAGCCGCTGCGGAGCGCCTGA